In Candidatus Schekmanbacteria bacterium, the genomic window AAGAAAATGCAAAATATTCAGAATGGAAAATTCATTTTGAAAGATATTTTCCTTTTATAAGAAACAACATTATCTTAATCGGCAGTTCTTTAGGCGGGATTTTTCTTGCAAAATATTTATCTGAACATAAATTCCCTAAAAAGATAAAAGCAGTTTTTCTTATTGCTCCACCATTTGATAATACTATTGAAGGGGAAGATTTAGTTGGTGGTTTCAAATTAAAAGGGGATTTATCCTTACTCGAAAAGAATTCTAAAAACCTTTACCTTATGTTTTCAAAAGACGATAATGTTGTTCCGGTTTCTCATGCTGATAAATATAGGAAGAAACTAAAGAATGCAAAAATCATAATATTTGAAAGTAAGAATGGACACTTCGAAATATCTGAGTTTCCAGAAATTGTTAAGTTAATAAAAGAAAATTAGCGCTCTTTCTCCGAACCTAAAATTAGTCTAAAATTAATCTCGTTTGCTTCTCTGCGTTTTCGCTTACGCTCTGGTAATTAACAGGCATTAAACGGCTCGGTTCTTGCAGACTTTCGTCTAAATCCTCTGACGAGGACCTTGTTAAATCCCGAGATTATACTCAACATACTCAAAGTTAATTTTATATAGAATCCCAACCAATCATATTTTATGAAGGAAGCAATCAATCAAATTTTTACAGAGTTAATTGCTATTTTATCTTTAGTAAGCGTCTTACTCTTATGGAAACATAATTTTATTTTGACTGTTGTTCTAATTATTTTAGCAATACTTATGTTGTTAATGAATAAGTCCAAGCAAGAAGTAAAGACATTTGTTTTTTGTGCTTTTTTTGGTGCAATGGCTGAAGCATTTGCAATAGTTTTTGGGGCCTGGACTTACAGAAATCCAAGTTTTATTGGAATTCCAATTTGGTTGACAGTATTGTGGGGAATCGCTTCTGTATTCATAGTCAGGGTTTATTTATCTTTTAAAAATTGACTTTATTTCCTCAATACAGTGCCAACGTTTCGCTTCGGCAGTTTTTCTTGCAGGAAAAACGTATAATATTTTCGTATTATCGGGAATACTCTCTTTAATCTCCCATATACATTTTTTAACTACAAACCCTCAACCATGCTTTAATTTCTGAAGGTTTATCTACGACTTAACAACACTAAACTCCCTTGTTACTCCGTAAAGTAATCCAGTTAATTTAGTAGTAGATCTACTTATCCTTCTCAGGTCAGCAACGTGCTCCACAGGTAATACTATTTTTCATATTTTTATTCTCTAAAGGATACACCACCCAACCTTCGCCTTCGGCTCGTCGGGTCACTTAACAAAGGATATACGGTTCAGTCCTCGGCCCGGGCTTCACCGAAATTTTTCTTTCGCTACGCTACAGAAAAACTTCGTATATCCATAACGTTAAACTCAATAAATTTGAAGTCCTAAAAAGTGGAAGAGGGGCTTTGGCCAAAAGCAATATTTATAAAGAATTTA contains:
- a CDS encoding DUF2878 family protein translates to MKEAINQIFTELIAILSLVSVLLLWKHNFILTVVLIILAILMLLMNKSKQEVKTFVFCAFFGAMAEAFAIVFGAWTYRNPSFIGIPIWLTVLWGIASVFIVRVYLSFKN